One window from the genome of bacterium encodes:
- a CDS encoding PAS domain S-box protein has translation MGAQQRDSWWMGAEPAESLLQGIVSVPMSLFVRAILPTTIVFLFLFFLLYRAELGTSQAGLLAEEASVLNRGVRRVERELTIANGDLSFVADLASKAINDGNPKRMAAFEQTLLSFTRRRSGYSRIQFIDASGQETVCIENTADGTRITPGKELQNKGGSDFFRATMDLGPGGLSASPAMPESERGDSAEQEEPIVLLGMPVEDAKGQRRGIVTLAVLSRSLMSPFETETGELGVQRMVVNSDGYWARNQSEDTGGFEIERGRTFQRSFPEVWPQLLESPRGRVESSEGIFFFDTLAPNPVASQASAGPNETPVYVFISLVPRRLLDAIAVDVATPLLMIATPIYFVILIVGCLMASSIHRRRVTNDALRNLVKVRSAMTTAALEGIVVMDDTGVTVEFNRSATRIFGYTQEEARGKLVADLIIPPMYRERHRQGLEHYLATGEGPIIDKHVDDLAGIRKNGEEFPLELTVCPVMLAGRRFFYGFLRDLSESGRKEVTAAAQDTSN, from the coding sequence ATGGGCGCGCAACAACGAGACTCGTGGTGGATGGGTGCGGAGCCGGCCGAAAGCCTGCTGCAGGGGATTGTGAGCGTCCCCATGTCGCTGTTCGTCAGGGCCATCCTGCCGACGACGATCGTCTTCCTTTTCCTGTTTTTTCTCCTGTACCGCGCGGAACTGGGAACCAGTCAGGCGGGACTTCTCGCCGAGGAAGCCTCCGTCCTGAATCGCGGCGTTCGCCGGGTGGAGCGCGAACTGACGATCGCAAATGGCGATCTCTCTTTCGTCGCCGACCTCGCCAGCAAAGCCATCAACGACGGAAACCCGAAGCGCATGGCGGCTTTCGAACAGACCTTGCTCTCGTTCACTCGTCGCCGATCGGGCTATTCGCGGATCCAGTTCATCGACGCTTCGGGACAGGAGACCGTCTGCATTGAAAACACCGCCGATGGAACCAGGATCACACCTGGAAAAGAACTCCAGAACAAGGGTGGGAGCGACTTCTTCCGGGCGACCATGGATCTCGGGCCGGGGGGATTGTCGGCCTCACCCGCAATGCCTGAATCCGAGCGGGGAGACTCCGCAGAGCAGGAGGAACCGATAGTCCTCCTGGGAATGCCGGTCGAGGACGCCAAAGGTCAGCGCCGGGGAATCGTTACTCTGGCCGTACTCAGTCGATCCCTCATGAGCCCATTCGAAACGGAAACCGGTGAACTCGGCGTCCAGCGTATGGTCGTCAATTCCGACGGCTACTGGGCTCGAAATCAATCGGAGGATACAGGCGGTTTCGAAATCGAACGCGGAAGGACCTTCCAGCGTTCGTTCCCAGAAGTATGGCCGCAGTTGCTCGAGAGCCCTCGGGGCCGGGTCGAAAGCAGCGAGGGCATCTTCTTCTTCGATACCCTCGCGCCGAACCCGGTCGCCTCGCAGGCCAGCGCGGGACCGAACGAAACGCCCGTCTATGTGTTCATCTCGTTGGTTCCCCGGCGACTCCTCGACGCGATCGCCGTCGACGTCGCGACACCACTGCTCATGATCGCAACGCCGATCTACTTTGTGATTCTGATCGTCGGCTGCCTGATGGCCTCCTCCATCCACAGACGCAGGGTGACCAACGACGCGTTGCGGAATCTCGTGAAAGTCCGGAGCGCCATGACGACCGCTGCGCTGGAAGGCATCGTCGTCATGGACGACACGGGTGTCACCGTGGAATTCAATCGATCGGCAACGCGGATCTTCGGTTACACGCAGGAAGAAGCCCGCGGAAAACTGGTCGCAGATCTCATCATTCCACCGATGTATCGCGAAAGACATCGACAGGGATTGGAGCACTACCTGGCAACGGGAGAAGGGCCCATCATCGACAAGCACGTCGACGATCTGGCCGGGATCCGCAAGAACGGCGAGGAATTCCCACTCGAGTTGACGGTTTGCCCGGTCATGCTCGCGGGGAGGCGCTTCTTCTACGGCTTCCTGCGCGATCTGAGTGAGTCCGGCCGCAAGGAAGTCACCGCTGCTGCTCAGGACACTTCGAACTAG